The following proteins are encoded in a genomic region of Astatotilapia calliptera chromosome 22, fAstCal1.2, whole genome shotgun sequence:
- the pals2b gene encoding MAGUK p55 subfamily member 6b isoform X2 yields MVTAMEDSCPNGAQEEEEVRPLGQHAMEGPPAVRSTQGAETSGAMQQVLDNVGELPTSAGAKDIDLLFLRGIMESPIAQEQLEEVKLEAVQDNNVELVTEILGDINNLKVKDDSAAELSRILQEPHFQSLLEAHDMVASKCYEAPPPTETANDAAVNSALMQADAVRMIGIRKKAGEPLGVTFRVEKDDLVIARILHGGMIDRQGLLHVGDIIKEVNGKDVGNNPTELQEMLKDCSGGITLKILPSYRDAPAPPQVYVRPYFDYDPANDSLIPCREAGMAFKKGDILQIVNREDPNWWQACHVVGGATGLIPSQFLEEKRKAFVPRDLDGSGILCGTLAGKKKKKMMYLTAKNAEFDRHELQIYEEVAKVPAFQRKTLVLIGAQGVGRRSLKNRLMVLHPTRFGTTIPYTSRRPRDEELGGNSYHFTSRTEMEADVKAGRFLEHGEYDGNLYGTKIDSIHEVVAMGRTCILDVNPQALKVLKTAEFMPYVVFIGAPDFDTLKAMHKAVVDAGLTTKQLTDVDLRKTVDESARIQRAYCHYFDLTIINDNLDKAFETLQAAVDKLCSEPQWVPVNWVY; encoded by the exons ATGGTCACAGCAATGGAGGATTCCTGTCCCAATGGGgcacaggaagaggaggaggtgagaCCCCTGGGACAGCATGCCATGGAGGGGCCCCCGGCTGTACGATCCACCCAGGGAGCAGAAACATCTGGAG CCATGCAGCAGGTGTTGGATAATGTGGGTGAGCTGCCCACCTCTGCCGGAGCCAAAGACATCGACCTGCTCTTCCTGCGCGGCATCATGGAAAGTCCCATT GCTCAAGAGCAGCTGGAGGAAGTGAAGCTGGAAGCGGTGCAGGACAATAACGTCGAGCTGGTGACAGAGATCCTGGGCGACATCAACAACCTCAAGGTTAAAGACGACAGCGCGGCTGAGTTGTCTCGAATCCTCCAGGAGCCGCACTTCCAG TCTCTTTTAGAGGCTCATGACATGGTAGCCTCAAAATGCTACGAAGCCCCGCCTCCGACTGAGACAGCCAATGACGCAGCGGTGAACAGCGCTCTTATGCAGGCCGATGCCGTGCGCATGATTGGCATTCGAAAGAAGGCCGGGGAGCCACTG gGTGTGACATTTCGTGTGGAGAAAGACGACTTGGTGATCGCGAGAATCCTTCACGGAGGCATGATTGACAGACAGGGTCTGCTCCACGTGGGCGACATCATTAAGGAAGTAAACGGGAAAGACGTTGGCAATAATCCCACTGAGCTCCAGGAGATGCTCAAAGACTGCAGCGGAGGGATCACCTTGAAAATACTCCCGAGCTACAGAGACGCTCCTGCTCCTCCACAG GTATATGTCCGGCCATACTTTGACTATGATCCCGCCAATGACAGCTTGATCCCCTGTCGGGAGGCAGGTATGGCCTTCAAGAAAGGTGATATTCTTCAGATTGTAAACAGAGAAGATCCCAACTGGTGGCAG GCATGTCACGTAGTGGGTGGTGCCACGGGTCTGATCCCCAGTCAGTTcttggaggagaagaggaaagcTTTTGTTCCCAGAGACTTGGATGGATCAG GAATTCTTTGTGGCACCTTGgctggaaaaaagaagaagaagatgatgtaTCTAACAGCCAAGAACGCAG AGTTCGATAGACATGAACTGCAGATCTATGAGGAAGTGGCAAAGGTTCCTGCTTTCCAGAGGAAGACGCTGGTTCTGATAGGTGCCCAAGGAGTGGGCCGACGCAGCCTCAAGAACCGATTGATGGTCCTCCATCCCACGCGTTTTGGCACCACTATACCAT ACACCTCACGGAGACCCCGTGATGAGGAGCTAGGCGGCAACTCCTACCACTTTACCTCAAGGACAGAGATGGAGGCTGATGTGAAGGCCGGCCGCTTCCTGGAGCACGGCGAGTACGACGGCAACCTGTACGGCACAAAGATTGATAGCATTCACGAGGTGGTCGCAATGGGACGCACCTGCATCCTGGATGTCAACCCGCAG GCTCTGAAGGTACTGAAAACAGCAGAGTTCATGCCTTATGTGGTGTTCATTGGAGCACCAGATTTTGATACTCTTAAGGCCATGCACAAAGCTGTGGTGGATGCAGGCCTCACAACTAAGCAGCTCACG GATGTGGATCTGAGGAAAACGGTGGATGAGAGCGCCCGCATCCAGAGGGCTTACTGCCACTACTTTGACCTGACCATCATTAACGACAACCTGGATAAGGCCTTCGAGACGTTACAGGCAGCCGTGGACAAACTGTGCAGTGAACCCCAGTGGGTCCCAGTGAACTGGGTATACTGA
- the pals2b gene encoding MAGUK p55 subfamily member 6b isoform X1 codes for MQQVLDNVGELPTSAGAKDIDLLFLRGIMESPIAQEQLEEVKLEAVQDNNVELVTEILGDINNLKVKDDSAAELSRILQEPHFQSLLEAHDMVASKCYEAPPPTETANDAAVNSALMQADAVRMIGIRKKAGEPLGVTFRVEKDDLVIARILHGGMIDRQGLLHVGDIIKEVNGKDVGNNPTELQEMLKDCSGGITLKILPSYRDAPAPPQVYVRPYFDYDPANDSLIPCREAGMAFKKGDILQIVNREDPNWWQACHVVGGATGLIPSQFLEEKRKAFVPRDLDGSGILCGTLAGKKKKKMMYLTAKNAEFDRHELQIYEEVAKVPAFQRKTLVLIGAQGVGRRSLKNRLMVLHPTRFGTTIPYTSRRPRDEELGGNSYHFTSRTEMEADVKAGRFLEHGEYDGNLYGTKIDSIHEVVAMGRTCILDVNPQALKVLKTAEFMPYVVFIGAPDFDTLKAMHKAVVDAGLTTKQLTDVDLRKTVDESARIQRAYCHYFDLTIINDNLDKAFETLQAAVDKLCSEPQWVPVNWVY; via the exons ATGCAGCAGGTGTTGGATAATGTGGGTGAGCTGCCCACCTCTGCCGGAGCCAAAGACATCGACCTGCTCTTCCTGCGCGGCATCATGGAAAGTCCCATT GCTCAAGAGCAGCTGGAGGAAGTGAAGCTGGAAGCGGTGCAGGACAATAACGTCGAGCTGGTGACAGAGATCCTGGGCGACATCAACAACCTCAAGGTTAAAGACGACAGCGCGGCTGAGTTGTCTCGAATCCTCCAGGAGCCGCACTTCCAG TCTCTTTTAGAGGCTCATGACATGGTAGCCTCAAAATGCTACGAAGCCCCGCCTCCGACTGAGACAGCCAATGACGCAGCGGTGAACAGCGCTCTTATGCAGGCCGATGCCGTGCGCATGATTGGCATTCGAAAGAAGGCCGGGGAGCCACTG gGTGTGACATTTCGTGTGGAGAAAGACGACTTGGTGATCGCGAGAATCCTTCACGGAGGCATGATTGACAGACAGGGTCTGCTCCACGTGGGCGACATCATTAAGGAAGTAAACGGGAAAGACGTTGGCAATAATCCCACTGAGCTCCAGGAGATGCTCAAAGACTGCAGCGGAGGGATCACCTTGAAAATACTCCCGAGCTACAGAGACGCTCCTGCTCCTCCACAG GTATATGTCCGGCCATACTTTGACTATGATCCCGCCAATGACAGCTTGATCCCCTGTCGGGAGGCAGGTATGGCCTTCAAGAAAGGTGATATTCTTCAGATTGTAAACAGAGAAGATCCCAACTGGTGGCAG GCATGTCACGTAGTGGGTGGTGCCACGGGTCTGATCCCCAGTCAGTTcttggaggagaagaggaaagcTTTTGTTCCCAGAGACTTGGATGGATCAG GAATTCTTTGTGGCACCTTGgctggaaaaaagaagaagaagatgatgtaTCTAACAGCCAAGAACGCAG AGTTCGATAGACATGAACTGCAGATCTATGAGGAAGTGGCAAAGGTTCCTGCTTTCCAGAGGAAGACGCTGGTTCTGATAGGTGCCCAAGGAGTGGGCCGACGCAGCCTCAAGAACCGATTGATGGTCCTCCATCCCACGCGTTTTGGCACCACTATACCAT ACACCTCACGGAGACCCCGTGATGAGGAGCTAGGCGGCAACTCCTACCACTTTACCTCAAGGACAGAGATGGAGGCTGATGTGAAGGCCGGCCGCTTCCTGGAGCACGGCGAGTACGACGGCAACCTGTACGGCACAAAGATTGATAGCATTCACGAGGTGGTCGCAATGGGACGCACCTGCATCCTGGATGTCAACCCGCAG GCTCTGAAGGTACTGAAAACAGCAGAGTTCATGCCTTATGTGGTGTTCATTGGAGCACCAGATTTTGATACTCTTAAGGCCATGCACAAAGCTGTGGTGGATGCAGGCCTCACAACTAAGCAGCTCACG GATGTGGATCTGAGGAAAACGGTGGATGAGAGCGCCCGCATCCAGAGGGCTTACTGCCACTACTTTGACCTGACCATCATTAACGACAACCTGGATAAGGCCTTCGAGACGTTACAGGCAGCCGTGGACAAACTGTGCAGTGAACCCCAGTGGGTCCCAGTGAACTGGGTATACTGA